Proteins encoded in a region of the Triticum dicoccoides isolate Atlit2015 ecotype Zavitan chromosome 3A, WEW_v2.0, whole genome shotgun sequence genome:
- the LOC119269504 gene encoding histone H4 — protein MSGRGKGGKGLGKGGAKRHRKVLRDNIQGITKPAIRRLARRGGVKRISGLIYEETRGVLKIFLENVIRDAVTYTEHARRKTVTAMDVVYALKRQGRTLYGFGG, from the coding sequence ATGTCGGGGCGCGGCAAGGGCGGCAAGGGGCTCGGCAAGGGCGGCGCGAAGCGCCACCGCAAGGTCCTGCGCGACAACATCCagggcatcaccaagccggcgatcCGGAGGCTGGCCCGGAGGGGCGGCGTGAAGCGCATCTCGGGgctcatctacgaggagacccgcggcgtgctcaagatcttcctcgagaacgTCATCCGCGACGCCGTCACCTACACCGAGCACGCCCGCCGCAAGACCGTCACCGCCATGGACGTCGTCTACGCGCTCAAGCGCCAGGGCCGCACCCTGTACGGCTTCGGCGGCTGA
- the LOC119269506 gene encoding SAC3 family protein A-like: MAAQGGEAAAGSDPKPNEGWSVEQTSSSQYQPSASGHHAWSSSSGASWNYSVDNTNQNAVYYDPQRDVSVSGATQNVTNGAPHVTQPAVGTTNATNTYAPYSNSVQPAYNAAQYPNYYYNYPQPANDSSLHQGVDQSSGAAYQPLTSFPNSGSYVGPTSNTYYNAGADQTAQAYATNNYYYQNQAWSGGSSGDVHAQTYQTYAPSDTNAAQSSCSLPTTSFHYPQQYNQWSNYYDQSAPNSGALAVAGNSASDTKSPSAGSGYTYPSTQPPPPGTTQRKNDAVAPTAPPQVVGITGFQSQHVNQAPGAPGFQSQHVNQAPGAPGFQSQHVNQAPGAPGFQSQHVNPAPGVQGFQSQYVNLSPDTPGFQSQQVNPTPVTPGFQSQHLNQAPGNPGYENPYANKTAAVSGFQNHYINQAPAYQQNSTSHSQLPLSNQRDQQKALHAQGPSSNVYSVNHVNENSQPTLQGFAKTVASVNKVHIPTNPRIAPGFPMSMPQTGKKLEADSSLKPAYVGVSMPKTDMNAAQDGHGAAVQGSFPVSLCTYVERNLSRCKDDAQRSATQSIMKEMITKATADGTLHTKNWDIEPLLALPENAKGTNMTSNAKDSSPFSFSTSRRSPSRRTKSRWEPVAEEKVTNKVEVVSKEPAKSNACTTWENTRRMGNTWNLGNFVQSRQPPTSQWNQRPSKKQRIGGNANLTKNGNASSDSDKEQDLTKYYASSIALTNSPEEKKRREHRSKRFEHGQGASSKSTSSIPYKDGAANVYTRGAISMLNNRSNGDGASLAVEDIDWDALTIKGTCQEIEKRYLRLTSAPDPATVRPEDVLEKALHMVETSEKNYLYKCDQLKSIRQDLTVQRIQNELTVKVYETHARLALQAGDLSEYNQCQSQLTRLYGEGIAGCHLEFSAYNLLCVMLHSNNKRDLLSSMASLSKEARLDETVKHALAVHSAVSSGNYVMFFKLYKKAPGLNSCLMDLYVERMRFEAIKCMSKSYRPTVPVRYVTRVLGFTRVDVLCEANVADGLEECEEWLKAHGAVLAVDENSGELQIDTKVSSASLYMPEPDNAVSHGDASLAVDDFLARAS, encoded by the exons ATGGCGGCTCAGGGAGGCGAGGCGGCTGCCGGATCCGACCCCAAGCCCAACGAG GGCTGGAGTGTAGAGCAGACAAGTTCATCTCAGTACCAACCTTCAGCATCGGGTCATCATGCGTGGTCTTCTTCAAGTGGGGCTTCCTGGAACTATTCAGTGGATAATACAAACCAAAATGCAGTTTATTACGATCCACAAAGGGATGTCTCAGTTTCAGGGGCTACTCAAAATGTGACAAATGGTGCACCTCATGTGACTCAACCGGCTGTGGGCACAACTAATGCAACCAATACTTATGCACCTTACTCAAATTCTGTTCAACCTGCCTACAATGCTGCACAATATCCAAACTATTACTATAACTATCCACAACCTGCAAACGATTCTTCTCTTCACCAAGGAGTAGATCAAAGTTCAGGTGCTGCATATCAGCCTCTTACTTCATTTCCGAATTCAGGATCTTACGTTGGTCCTACAAGTAACACATATTATAATGCTGGTGCTGATCAGACTGCGCAAGCATATGccaccaacaactattattatcaaAACCAGGCCTGGTCTGGAGGAAGTTCTGGAGATGTTCACGCCCAAACATATCAGACTTACGCTCCATCAGATACTAATGCTGCCCAGAGTTCTTGTTCTCTGCCCACCACTTCTTTCCACTATCCTCAACAGTACAACCAGTGGTCTAATTATTATGACCAGTCTGCACCAAACTCCGGTGCCTTAGCAGTTGCTGGCAACAGTGCTTCTGATACAAAATCTCCTAGTGCCGGTTCTGGTTATACATATCCGAGCACCCAGCCGCCTCCACCGGGTACTACCCAACGGAAAAATGATGCTGTTGCACCTACTGCACCTCCCCAG gtggtgggaaTCACAGGGTTTCAAAGCCAGCACGTCAACCAGGCACCAGGTGCCCCAGGGTTTCAGAGCCAGCATGTCAACCAGGCACCAGGCGCCCCAGGGTTTCAAAGCCAGCACGTCAACCAGGCACCAGGCGCCCCAGGGTTTCAAAGCCAACACGTCAACCCGGCACCAGGCGTGCAAGGATTTCAAAGCCAGTATGTCAACCTCTCACCAGACACTCCAGGATTTCAAAGCCAGCAAGTCAATCCGACACCAGTCACACCAGGGTTTCAAAGCCAGCACTTGAACCAGGCACCAGGCAACCCAGGTTATGAAAACCCCTATGCTAACAAGACAGCTGCCGTCTCAGGGTTTCAGAACCATTATATCAACCAGGCACCAGCTTACCAACAAAACTCTACAAGTCATAGCCAGTTACCATTAAGTAACCAACGAGATCAACAGAAAGCTTTGCATGCGCAAGGTCCAAGCTCAAATGTTTATTCAGTCAATCATGTTAATGAAAACTCTCAACCAACTTTGCAGGGTTTTGCGAAAACAGTTGCCAGTGTAAATAAAGTACACATCCCGACAAATCCTCGAATAGCTCCAGGTTTCCCAATGTCAATGCCCCAAACCGGGAAGAAATTAGAAGCTGATTCATCGCTAAAACCTGCTTATGTTGGTGTTTCCATGCCCAAGACTGACATGAATGCAGCTCAAGATGGTCATGGAGCTGCCGTTCAG GGATCATTCCCTGTTTCACTTTGTACTTATGTCGAGCGGAATCTTTCCCGTTGCAAGGATGATGCCCAGAGATCTGCCACCCAAAGCATCATGAAGGAG ATGATCACCAAGGCAACTGCTGATGGGACCCTTCATACTAAGAATTGGGACATTGAGCCGTTATTAGCTTTGCCAGAAAATGCTAAAGGCACAAATATGACAAG CAACGCAAAGGATTCAAGTCCCTTCTCCTTTTCAACATCTAGGAGGAGCCCGAGTAGACGTACGAAGAGTAGGTGGGAGCCTGTTGCAGAGGAAAAAGTAACTAACAAGGTGGAGGTTGTTTCGAAAGAGCCAGCAAAAAGTAATGCCTGCACTACTTGGGAAAATACTAGAAGAATG GGTAACACTTGGAATCTTGGAAACTTTGTCCAGTCGCGTCAGCCTCCTACAAGCCAATGGAATCAGAGGCCCTCTAAAAAGCAGCGGATTGGTGGTAATGCGAATCTAACAAAAAACGGGAATGCTTCTAGTGACAGTGATAAGGAGCAGGATCTTACGAAATATTATGCCAGTTCAATTGCACTAACAAATTCACCGGAGGAGAAGAAGCGACGAGAGCATAGATCTAAGCGATTTGAACATGGTCAGGGTGCATCATCAAAATCTACGAGTTCCATACCATATAAGGATGGAGCAGCCAATGTATACACAAGGGGAGCCATTTCAATGCTTAACAATAGAAGTAATGGAGATGGTGCTAGCTTGGCGGTGGAGGACATCGACTGGGATGCACTTACAATTAAGGGAACATGTCAGGAAATTGAGAAACGATATCTACGCCTTACATCCGCACCTGATCCAGCCACT GTAAGGCCAGAAGATGTCTTAGAGAAAGCTCTTCACATGGTTGAAACATCTGAAAAGAATTACCTCTATAAATGTGATCAATTGAAATCTATCAGGCAAGACCTTACTGTTCAGAGGATTCAGAACGAGCTGACTGTCAAG GTTTATGAAACTCATGCACGCTTAGCACTTCAAGCTGGAGATTTGTCCGAATATAATCAG TGTCAATCACAGCTGACGAGGTTATACGGTGAAGGAATCGCTGGCTGTCATCTTGAGTTCTCCGCTTACAACTTGTTGTGTGTCATGTTACACTCTAATAACAAAAGAGACTTGCTTTCATCCATGGCAAG CTTGTCAAAGGAGGCCAGGCTAGACGAAACAGTCAAGCATGCGCTTGCAGTTCATTCTGCTGTTTCATCTGGAAACTATGTCATGTTCTTTAAATTATACAAGAAGGCACCTGGCTTGAACTCATGTCTTATGG ACCTCTATGTTGAGCGGATGCGTTTTGAGGCAATAAAATGCATGTCAAAATCTTATCGGCCAACTGTACCTGTGAGATATGTTACACGAGTTTTGGGATTCACAAGAGTTGACGTACTTTGTGAGGCTAACGTAGCTGATGGTTTAGAAGAATGTGAGGAATGGTTAAAAGCACATGGTGCCGTTCTTGCAGTAGATGAAAATAGCGGAGAATTACAGATAGACACAAAG GTTTCTTCTGCTTCTCTATACATGCCGGAGCCTGATAATGCTGTTTCACATGGTGATGCATCTCTTGCCGTAGATGATTTTTTGGCGCGAGCATCATAA